The Serpentinimonas maccroryi genome has a segment encoding these proteins:
- the prmA gene encoding 50S ribosomal protein L11 methyltransferase has protein sequence MHELLLLAPESQVEPLSEALEALDALSVSVEDADADTDAERGLFGEPGLPAPKAGWARSRLTALFASAAAAHEAQQLLQAQDFFAGCEVCALRPVADTDWVRLTQTQFEPVPITPTFWIVPSWHEVPPAAQQVIRLDPGQAFGTGTHPTTRMCLRWLAQQPLAGRSVLDYGCGSGILAIAAAKFAAQRIEAVDIDPVAVQTAQRNALHNGVQLQTGLPDLACGTYDVVLANILATPLKLLAPLLCERVGPGGQLVLSGILQRQASELQAAYAPWLPLQISDAEDGWVLMTARAP, from the coding sequence CTGCACGAGCTGCTGCTGCTGGCCCCCGAGAGCCAAGTCGAGCCCTTGAGCGAGGCGCTGGAGGCGCTCGACGCCCTGAGCGTGTCGGTCGAAGACGCCGACGCCGACACGGACGCCGAGCGCGGTCTGTTTGGCGAGCCGGGCCTGCCTGCGCCCAAGGCGGGCTGGGCGCGCTCGCGCCTGACGGCGCTGTTTGCCAGCGCAGCGGCGGCGCACGAAGCGCAGCAGCTGCTGCAAGCGCAAGATTTTTTCGCCGGTTGCGAGGTCTGCGCGCTGCGGCCGGTGGCCGACACCGATTGGGTGCGCCTGACGCAGACGCAATTCGAACCGGTGCCGATCACGCCCACTTTTTGGATCGTGCCCAGTTGGCACGAGGTGCCGCCTGCGGCGCAGCAGGTGATCCGGCTCGACCCCGGGCAGGCCTTTGGCACCGGCACCCACCCCACCACCCGCATGTGCCTGCGCTGGCTGGCGCAGCAGCCGCTGGCGGGCCGCAGCGTGCTCGATTACGGCTGCGGCTCGGGCATTTTGGCGATTGCAGCGGCCAAGTTTGCGGCGCAGCGCATCGAGGCCGTCGATATCGACCCGGTGGCGGTGCAAACGGCGCAGCGCAACGCCTTGCACAACGGCGTGCAACTGCAAACCGGGCTGCCCGACCTGGCCTGTGGCACCTACGACGTGGTGCTGGCCAACATTCTGGCCACGCCGCTCAAGCTGCTGGCGCCGCTGTTGTGTGAGCGCGTGGGCCCAGGGGGGCAGTTGGTGTTGTCGGGTATTTTGCAGCGCCAAGCCAGCGAGTTGCAGGCCGCCTACGCGCCGTGGTTGCCGTTGCAAATCAGCGATGCCGAGGACGGCTGGGTTCTGATGACGGCGCGCGCGCCTTGA
- a CDS encoding ribonucleoside-diphosphate reductase subunit alpha — translation MSIAPFAASIERPHVAAPEAAREPLGTSLPHYQIIRRNGSVVPFEPSKIAVALMKAFLAVRGAHGAASASVREDVEQLTQAVVRALLRSRPAGGTFHIEDVQDQVELGLMRAGQHEVARAYVLYRERRAQERAAKQASAAPAAPVLNVSIGGQRQPLDLERLRTLVANACAGLGEAVRPEPIVAETLRNLYDGVPLDEVYKATILAARTRIESDPDYTYATARLLLHTIALEVLGQDLTQSELASHYPDAFPACIRLGVQAELLNPDLLQFDLARLAAALKPERDLQFDYLGLQTLYDRYFLHQHKRRIELPQVFFMRVAMGLALNEIEREARAIEFYEVLSRFDFMSSTPTLFNSGTRRSQLSSCYLSTVPDDLEGIFDAIKENALLSKFAGGLGNDWTRVRAMGSHIKGTNGESQGVVPFLKVVNDTAVAVNQGGKRKGAVCTYLETWHLDIEEFLELRKNTGDDRRRTHDMNTANWIPDLFMKRVLEKGDWSLFSPHSVPDLHELVGPAFERAYLAYEEKAARGEITPYKKLPATDLWRKMLSMLFETGHPWITFKDPCNLRSPQQHVGVVHSSNLCTEITLNTSDSEIAVCNLGSVNLAQHLKDAADGSGARVLDHDKLRRTVATAMRMLDNVIDINYYAVKKARDSNLRHRPVGLGIMGFQDALYQMRTPYASPAALAFADQSMEAVCYHAYWASSDLAAERGRYSSYQGSLWQRGVLPLDSLELLAQARGGYLEVDRSQTLDWDALRAKIARDGMRNANCVAIAPTATISNIVGVDASIEPCFGNLSVKSNLSGEFTIVNSYLVRDLKRLGLWDEVMLLDLKHFDGSLQAIDRVPAELKNLYRTAFEVEPAWLVEAAARRQKWIDQAQSLNLYMAGASGKKLDETYKLAWLRGLKTTYYLRTTSATQAEKSTGRVGQLNAVSSAVSMQAAGAHGSGQASELGGPSALTAAGPATDVKFCAIDDPGCEACQ, via the coding sequence ATGTCCATTGCCCCTTTTGCTGCATCCATCGAGCGCCCCCATGTCGCCGCCCCCGAGGCCGCCCGCGAACCCCTAGGCACCAGCCTGCCGCACTACCAGATCATCCGCCGCAACGGTTCCGTCGTTCCTTTTGAGCCGAGCAAGATCGCGGTGGCACTGATGAAAGCCTTTTTGGCGGTGCGCGGGGCCCACGGCGCCGCCTCGGCCAGCGTGCGCGAGGACGTAGAGCAGCTCACCCAGGCCGTGGTGCGGGCGCTGCTGCGTTCGCGTCCGGCCGGCGGCACCTTTCACATCGAAGACGTGCAAGACCAGGTGGAGCTGGGGCTGATGCGCGCCGGTCAGCACGAAGTGGCGCGGGCTTATGTGCTCTACCGCGAGCGCCGCGCCCAAGAGCGTGCCGCCAAACAAGCCAGCGCCGCGCCAGCGGCCCCGGTGCTGAACGTGAGCATCGGCGGCCAGCGCCAGCCGCTCGACTTGGAGCGCTTGCGCACCCTGGTGGCCAACGCCTGCGCCGGGCTGGGCGAGGCGGTGCGGCCCGAGCCGATCGTGGCCGAAACGCTGCGCAACCTCTACGACGGCGTGCCGCTGGACGAGGTCTATAAAGCCACCATTCTGGCGGCGCGCACGCGCATCGAGTCCGACCCCGACTACACCTACGCCACCGCGCGGCTGCTGCTGCACACCATCGCCCTCGAGGTGCTGGGGCAGGATTTGACGCAATCCGAACTGGCCAGCCACTACCCCGACGCCTTCCCAGCTTGCATCCGGCTGGGGGTGCAGGCCGAGCTGCTCAACCCCGATCTGCTGCAATTCGATCTGGCGCGGCTGGCGGCGGCGCTCAAGCCCGAACGCGACCTGCAGTTTGACTACCTGGGCCTGCAAACCCTGTACGACCGCTACTTTTTGCACCAACACAAGCGCCGCATCGAGCTGCCGCAGGTGTTTTTTATGCGCGTGGCCATGGGGCTGGCGCTGAACGAAATCGAGCGCGAGGCGCGGGCGATCGAGTTCTACGAGGTGCTGTCGCGCTTTGACTTTATGAGCAGCACGCCAACGCTGTTCAACAGCGGCACCCGGCGCTCGCAACTGTCGAGCTGCTACCTGAGCACGGTGCCCGACGATCTCGAGGGCATCTTTGATGCAATCAAGGAAAACGCGCTGCTGTCCAAGTTTGCCGGTGGGCTGGGCAACGACTGGACGCGTGTGCGCGCCATGGGCAGCCACATCAAGGGCACCAATGGCGAATCGCAAGGGGTGGTGCCGTTTTTGAAAGTGGTCAACGACACCGCCGTGGCCGTGAACCAAGGCGGCAAGCGCAAGGGGGCGGTCTGCACCTACCTCGAGACCTGGCACCTAGACATCGAGGAGTTTCTGGAGCTGCGCAAAAACACCGGCGACGACCGGCGCCGCACGCACGACATGAACACCGCCAACTGGATACCCGATCTGTTCATGAAACGGGTGCTGGAAAAGGGCGACTGGAGCCTGTTTTCGCCCCACAGCGTGCCCGATCTGCACGAGCTGGTGGGCCCGGCCTTTGAGCGCGCCTACCTGGCCTATGAGGAAAAAGCCGCGCGCGGCGAGATCACGCCCTACAAAAAGCTGCCCGCCACCGACCTGTGGCGCAAGATGCTGTCGATGCTGTTCGAGACCGGGCACCCCTGGATCACCTTCAAAGACCCATGCAACCTGCGCAGCCCGCAGCAGCATGTGGGCGTGGTGCATTCGTCCAACCTGTGCACCGAAATCACGCTCAACACCAGCGACAGCGAAATCGCGGTCTGCAACCTCGGCTCGGTCAACCTGGCGCAACACCTCAAAGACGCCGCCGATGGCTCGGGTGCCCGGGTGCTCGACCACGACAAGCTGCGCCGCACCGTGGCCACCGCCATGCGCATGCTCGACAACGTGATCGACATCAACTACTACGCGGTGAAAAAAGCGCGCGACTCCAACCTGCGCCACCGCCCGGTTGGGCTGGGAATCATGGGCTTTCAAGACGCGCTCTACCAGATGCGCACGCCCTACGCCAGCCCAGCGGCGCTGGCCTTTGCCGACCAGAGCATGGAAGCCGTCTGCTACCACGCCTACTGGGCCAGCAGCGATTTGGCGGCCGAGCGCGGGCGCTATTCGAGCTACCAAGGCTCGCTGTGGCAGCGCGGCGTGCTGCCGCTGGACTCGCTCGAGCTGCTGGCGCAGGCACGCGGTGGCTACCTCGAAGTCGATCGCAGCCAGACGCTGGACTGGGACGCGCTGCGCGCCAAAATCGCCCGAGACGGCATGCGCAACGCCAACTGCGTGGCCATCGCCCCCACGGCCACGATCTCCAACATCGTCGGCGTCGATGCCTCGATCGAGCCCTGCTTTGGCAACCTGTCGGTCAAGAGCAACCTCTCGGGCGAGTTCACCATCGTCAACAGCTACCTGGTGCGCGACCTCAAGCGCCTCGGGCTCTGGGACGAGGTGATGCTGCTCGACCTGAAGCACTTCGATGGTTCGCTGCAGGCCATCGACCGGGTGCCGGCCGAACTCAAAAACCTCTACCGCACCGCCTTTGAAGTGGAGCCGGCGTGGTTGGTGGAGGCCGCCGCACGGCGCCAGAAGTGGATCGACCAGGCGCAAAGCCTGAACCTCTACATGGCCGGGGCTTCGGGCAAGAAGCTCGACGAGACCTACAAACTGGCGTGGCTGCGCGGGCTCAAAACCACCTACTACCTGCGCACCACCAGCGCCACCCAGGCCGAGAAATCGACCGGCCGCGTGGGCCAGCTCAACGCCGTGTCGAGCGCGGTGTCGATGCAGGCTGCGGGCGCGCACGGCAGCGGCCAAGCCTCCGAGCTGGGTGGCCCAAGCGCCTTGACTGCGGCCGGCCCGGCCACCGACGTCAAGTTCTGCGCCATCGACGACCCGGGCTGCGAAGCCTGCCAATGA
- a CDS encoding carbohydrate kinase family protein, whose translation MTILICGSLAFDTIMTFEGRFAEQILPEQLHILNVSFLVPALRREYGGCAGNIAYGLRQLGVQARPVAALGNDGQDYLERMQELGIDTGAVQWVSQHYTAQAMIMTDRDNNQITAFHPGAMALAHQNPIVAAPEARIAIVSPDGRQAMIEHAEQLHALGVPFVFDPGQGLPMFDGPELLRFIELADWAALNDYEARMLSERTGLGYAELSQRLRGLVITLADQGCDLWQQGQCSRVPGVPARAVLDPTGCGDALRAGLLYGLAQGWDLRRSAELGNRMGAEKIASRGGQNYRFSL comes from the coding sequence ATGACCATTCTGATTTGCGGCTCGCTGGCCTTTGACACCATCATGACCTTTGAGGGCCGCTTTGCCGAGCAGATCTTGCCCGAGCAGTTGCACATTCTCAACGTCTCCTTTCTGGTGCCGGCGCTGCGGCGCGAGTACGGCGGCTGCGCCGGCAACATCGCCTATGGCTTGCGCCAGTTGGGGGTGCAGGCGCGCCCGGTGGCGGCGCTGGGCAACGACGGGCAAGATTATCTGGAGCGCATGCAGGAGCTGGGCATCGACACCGGCGCGGTGCAATGGGTGAGCCAGCACTACACCGCGCAGGCCATGATCATGACCGACCGCGACAACAACCAGATCACCGCCTTTCACCCCGGCGCCATGGCGCTGGCGCACCAGAACCCGATCGTGGCCGCGCCCGAGGCGCGCATCGCCATCGTCTCGCCCGATGGGCGCCAGGCCATGATCGAGCACGCCGAGCAGTTGCACGCGCTCGGGGTGCCCTTTGTGTTCGACCCGGGCCAAGGGCTGCCGATGTTCGACGGCCCCGAGCTGCTGCGCTTCATCGAACTGGCCGACTGGGCCGCGCTCAACGACTACGAAGCGCGCATGTTGAGCGAGCGCACCGGCCTGGGTTACGCCGAGCTGTCGCAGCGGCTGCGCGGCCTCGTGATCACGCTGGCCGATCAGGGCTGCGACCTGTGGCAGCAGGGCCAGTGCAGCCGCGTACCCGGGGTGCCCGCGCGCGCGGTGCTGGACCCGACCGGCTGTGGCGACGCCTTGCGCGCCGGCTTGCTCTACGGCTTGGCGCAGGGCTGGGACTTGCGCCGCAGCGCCGAACTCGGCAACCGCATGGGAGCCGAAAAAATCGCCTCCCGGGGCGGCCAGAACTACCGCTTCAGCCTCTGA
- a CDS encoding ribonucleotide-diphosphate reductase subunit beta has translation MLNWDDQPEVALQPVPSTPIKPAVLAAAKASLYEAAVAAVAAQPAAPSERPTHQRINAADKRIINGQTDVNQLVPFKYKWAWEKYLASCANHWMPQEVNMSRDIALWKDPKGLSEDERRIIKRNLGFFVTADSLAANNIVLGTYRHITAPECRQFLLRQAFEEAIHTHAYQYIVESLGLDEGEIFNAYHEVPSIRAKDEFLLPYIDTIMDPAFSTGTPEADQKLLKSLIVFACLMEGLFFYVGFAQILSMGRQNKMTGAAEQYQYILRDESMHCNFGIDLINQLKLENPHLWTPAFKAEIKALFEQAVELEYRYAEDTMPRGVLGLNASMFKGYLRYIANRRATQIGLDALYPSEENPFPWMSEMIDLKKERNFFETRVIEYQTGGALSWD, from the coding sequence ATGCTGAACTGGGACGATCAACCCGAAGTGGCGCTGCAGCCGGTGCCATCCACCCCCATCAAGCCCGCCGTTCTGGCGGCGGCCAAAGCCAGCCTCTATGAAGCGGCGGTAGCCGCCGTGGCCGCGCAGCCCGCTGCCCCAAGCGAGCGCCCCACGCACCAGCGCATCAACGCCGCCGACAAGCGCATCATCAACGGCCAGACCGACGTCAACCAACTGGTGCCCTTCAAGTACAAATGGGCTTGGGAAAAGTACCTGGCCTCGTGCGCCAACCACTGGATGCCGCAAGAGGTCAACATGAGCCGCGACATCGCGCTCTGGAAAGACCCCAAGGGCCTGTCCGAAGACGAGCGCCGCATCATCAAGCGCAACTTGGGCTTTTTTGTCACCGCCGACTCGCTCGCCGCCAACAACATCGTGCTCGGCACCTACCGCCACATCACCGCGCCCGAGTGCCGCCAGTTTTTGCTGCGCCAGGCTTTCGAAGAGGCCATCCACACCCACGCCTACCAGTACATCGTCGAAAGCCTGGGGCTGGACGAGGGCGAGATTTTCAACGCCTACCACGAGGTGCCATCGATCCGCGCCAAGGACGAGTTCCTGCTGCCCTACATCGACACCATCATGGACCCGGCCTTCAGCACCGGCACGCCCGAGGCCGATCAGAAGCTGCTCAAGAGCTTGATCGTCTTTGCCTGCCTGATGGAGGGGCTGTTTTTCTACGTCGGTTTTGCCCAGATCCTGTCCATGGGGCGGCAAAACAAGATGACCGGTGCCGCCGAGCAGTACCAGTACATCCTGCGCGACGAATCCATGCACTGCAACTTTGGCATCGACCTGATCAACCAGCTCAAGCTGGAAAACCCGCACCTGTGGACGCCGGCCTTCAAGGCCGAGATCAAGGCGCTGTTCGAGCAAGCGGTGGAGCTCGAGTACCGCTACGCCGAAGACACCATGCCGCGCGGCGTGCTCGGGCTCAACGCCTCGATGTTCAAGGGCTACCTGCGCTACATCGCGAACCGGCGCGCGACCCAGATCGGACTCGATGCCCTCTACCCCAGCGAAGAAAACCCCTTCCCGTGGATGAGTGAAATGATAGACTTGAAGAAGGAGCGCAATTTCTTCGAGACGCGCGTGATCGAGTACCAGACGGGCGGCGCCCTGTCGTGGGATTGA
- a CDS encoding DUF3426 domain-containing protein → MLLVAVAALALLLGLQAATQWRAPLTRAVPATQPVLEALCQTLDCQQALPTNPNDVVIDSSVLLRLGPGMYGFHVVLRNQTALEVASPAIELTLTDIHDQVLVRRVLLPHEWPRPTASLPAGAEWSLQFELAFDGIEGRVMTGYRAILFYP, encoded by the coding sequence TTGCTCCTGGTCGCAGTGGCCGCGCTGGCCCTGTTGTTGGGCCTGCAAGCCGCCACACAATGGCGGGCGCCGCTGACGCGTGCCGTGCCCGCCACGCAGCCCGTGCTCGAAGCCTTGTGCCAGACCTTGGATTGCCAGCAGGCTCTGCCAACCAACCCCAACGATGTGGTGATCGACAGCTCGGTGCTGCTGCGCCTGGGCCCGGGTATGTACGGCTTTCATGTGGTGCTGCGCAACCAGACGGCGCTGGAAGTGGCCAGCCCGGCGATCGAGCTCACCTTGACCGACATCCACGATCAGGTGCTGGTGCGCCGCGTGCTGCTGCCGCACGAATGGCCGCGCCCAACCGCATCCCTGCCGGCCGGGGCGGAGTGGTCGTTGCAATTCGAACTCGCTTTTGATGGCATCGAAGGGCGCGTCATGACCGGCTACCGCGCCATTTTGTTCTACCCCTGA